In Sebastes fasciatus isolate fSebFas1 chromosome 8, fSebFas1.pri, whole genome shotgun sequence, the DNA window caatttgacacacatgTATTCTGCTCTGTTGAAATGAGACACATTCAGCTGATGACCAAACAAACTATGGAAGACAGATTATCAGAAGAAACACATGATCAATAAGCACATGAACAAAAAtatacaatgtttttttgttttatatatcatTTTTGATTTTAGATACAGTCAAAATCAGATATTATTCGATGACAGATGACGCCACAGGTTTTACTTTCAACAGCCAGTGCAGGCAACAGACTCACAGATCTCACAGGCGTCAGCGTGGGTAGCCACCAATGCTGAAaaagtgggggaaaaaacattCACTGAAATATCCAAAGAAAATATCATAGCAATCTGGCCAGTATAGTTGAGATATCTTGAAGTGTTGCACAGATAGACTGAACATCCTTAAAAGCTCAGTATGCTTCAGATATAGTGTGGCCATTCAGAACCACTATTGACACATTTGCTTTTAGATGTGGTCGGACAACACGTCATGCAAATTAGTTTGTTTGAAGCATATACTGAAGCCTTTAGGCCTCTGCTACCGGCGGGGCAACATTACACCTGCACAGTCTGAATCGGTTGTCTTGGATATATAAAGTCAGAACGTTGTTTAGATCTGGAAACACAGTGAAAATAAAACTGATGACCAGACAGGATGGAAACAAACCTCCAGGTAAGTCAAACTTAtgtggaaaagaaaacaagggTCAACAGTAAAATTATGACTCAAACTGTCTGATGTAAACgtccatcacagtttacagaccCACTTCCTGCTTCAACTTTGACCTACACTATAAAAACTGATTCAATACTTTTTAATCAAAGTTGTAGTAGTAAAATCTATTCAATTATATTACGTGTCACTTTGTtaccttcatttttttaagttaacAAAGTtaacgtgtaagaagttacaaacggtACCTTTAAGTAAACGTAtgaaagtattatcagctaaaatgtttttctggattcatattactgctgcattaatgtgtatgtagcattttactgctgtagatgttttaactcctttatttactgttgggtagtttaatctacagcaatgcatcatattctgtAAGATCATCATATATTTTTGtcactgtcctgtgagaaccgcGTACtgtatctctaaaaagtcagaaaaacagccctgttttcagctttgggACGATGCCTTTTCAAGCTGAttcaagaggctttttaaatagtttatttagcttaagaagtAGGAGGATTTTCTaaacacataaaggaacacttcgTCCTTCAGTTTATTCcaaacattcaaaatcaacAAATCTGGAGATAcctggttttcactggacatgGAGTGGATTAAAAACTGTATAAAGTTacttaaaatggaaatactcaagtaaagtacctcaaaactgtactagagtacagtacttgagtaaatgtacttagttgctTTCCACCACTACAAATCAGACCATCAcagaaatgtctttaaaaatggACGTTACCCAGCCTGGCCAGAGATGCTCCAGCGTCTTTCCTCAAACACAGAGCTCTGAAGTCTTCGGGCAGAGCCGGGTGAGAACACACAGCTGCTGCTTTGGCCTCCACCAGCCGGAGCTCCTCATCATCTCCAGTCATCAGAGTCCTCAGTGCCTTCACTGACTCCAGAGAGAAGTGAAAGTCTCCCTCCTACAAGTAATGACACGCTGTTAGCTGACGAGCAAACGTAGAGCAAAGCTGGAAATATCACAAGACACTTGCATTATAGTAATTTTCACTTGTCAACACCTGGCAACCCACATGTTGATATATGATCTCTAAAACAGTAGCAAATGATTAATTAGGGAGTTCCAGAATGTTGATTCAttttttgatcagcgctgtctagtttgaccgtttggtcagagtttgcgagtgattgacagccggctctcatagacggcagctagacggcagactccagatcagctctgactggttgttttcctctggtctgtgaaatctttcagatgccgttaggagcaccggaggacacagaggcacatgattgtatttcagattacctgtctcatgcactactgtcaggataaagggaccgttttataaaaatacctttttttttaatcatatttgctccaatctcgcctactgctgctttaagggcCCTCAGCTGTGCAGAAGTGAGAAAGGAGCCAgggtttgaacttctctctcagctctctttttttttcattcttaacACAACTATTTGTCCCTTTTCAAGTAAACACCCGATTGCGACACAGCTTTGCCGGCTTTTCACTCCGCCCTCCCGTGTGGCCGTTTGAAACACCTCAACACTTTGATTTGGTCAGACAACATGTGGTATGAGCTAGTTCTGAACGAGAATACCCGACCCTTCACCTTTTTACATGAGATAAGGACAACATATCACTTAAAACATACATGTGGACAATAACAAGCTACCACCAACATGTTGTATGTACAGTCATTTGAGAAGCTCCTTCGAAATAATTTGTGATGAGTACTCATCAGTCAATGCCAGAGAAGGCAAAACCAACCACTCATATACAACTTTTCtgtcataataatatataatcaaACCGCTACTGAAAAACAAGAACATTACAGAATTCACATTGACAGAattccaaaaacaaaatcacacataAACTTTAGACTGACAGGTTTGGTTGGTTTCAGGCGTTCTTACCGTGACAGTCACCGCGCTGGAGGACCGGCACAAAACTATGAGGAGGACTGACACACAGATGATGGTCTTCATCTCGCTGCTTGTGATGTATAATGAACTTCTTGTTGTTCCTCTGTGAGTGTCTCTCAGCCGTGCTTTGTTCACCGTATTGCTTCAGAGTATTTATAGAGGGGTTGGCTGGTACAGAACGTGCATGGGCGAGGCCTGAAGGCTAGTTAATGATAAACAACAGGCACTGTTTATGATGTCATAAAAGTTCCCTGTTGTACCATACTGTGGAAAAAATGAGAAGAAAAGTGATGGATATTCCTTGTTTTATGTTCGTGTTGCTGATTATCATGTGCACAGGACTCTGCACTGTATGATGAAGTGGCTTCCACAACCCTTTGACAGGGTAGTTACGTAAGGTTAGACTTCTTTTTCTCTACATGGGAAATGCTCTATATACACAGATGTCTGCTCTAACATTAGTCTATGTTTAGAACAGCATGTGCACTATGTCAGGGGATATCAACTACATTTGTCCAAGGTGCCAGAGGTTTTCTAAGCAGACACTGTGGGGGCCggacttttaaattaaaaataatttaattaggcCTTTTTCTCTTGaagacactgaaaaaaaaaagaaaaaagttaaaaaagagcatgtgaaaaaataaatataacataattaaagggactgtttgtaactttcagaaatgcttgttaacagcgacacctgtggccgttaagtcaacgaaagtcagcgtcgggctcgcgcttgctcgctctacatagacatgaacgagcctTGCTCAAAACAgagaggcgacacacgtcagctaaaaccacaatatcactctatatttcacctgcttggcagtaatgttagctgaccagacaaaggtctctccatgaatcaatgctgatcctagtgttggcttttcctgcctcagcctccggggctgaaaaaggaagagaaacgttatcgtctcccgactgcgcccgcagggagaaaccggcacctggtcggagacgataacgtttctcgctgcagagccccgtcacttcacaagacacgggaaacctctgttggtctggaggagctgcagcagttatttctgcacaaacgtccactgtacattcactagatattctcagagctaaactaactcttctgcagtgtgtaatgTGCACGCaggaacgtgaggtggagcgagaatgCGCGCTATGGGTGAGTgtaggcaggcagaggagcggtctgaacagcgtagccacatgtgagcgcgcatgggacaccgacccggtagatttatacgtgtaaaaagttacaaacagtccctttaaagttaggcattgaactcAAATAGTTAAAGTTAGTCATTGAACTcaaatagttaaagttaggcattgaactcGAACAGTTAATGTTAAGCATTGACctttaatagttaaggttagtaTAGggcgtcgggcagcgagtctcgagTTTTTGAAAgttataaaaaacatgaaatcacTTTTTAACCACATGCTTAATGACCTGCAATTTTACGGAAACACTTTGAGTGACTActgttttatgtaattttaCATGCATTTCTTCATTATCATGAACAGTAAAAAATATCCCTTCacatttattgtaaaattacatttaaaatatatacaaatac includes these proteins:
- the LOC141772245 gene encoding guanylin-like — protein: MKTIICVSVLLIVLCRSSSAVTVTEGDFHFSLESVKALRTLMTGDDEELRLVEAKAAAVCSHPALPEDFRALCLRKDAGASLARLALVATHADACEICESVACTGC